One part of the Alligator mississippiensis isolate rAllMis1 chromosome 3, rAllMis1, whole genome shotgun sequence genome encodes these proteins:
- the ADNP2 gene encoding activity-dependent neuroprotector homeobox protein 2, with the protein MFQIPVQNLDNIRKARKKVKGILVDIGLDSCRELLQNLKHFDPGEKYFCNTSWSDVSPWESVGKRKRYRTKPYCCSLCKFSSKLLTSFKNHLHRYHDDEMDQELVVPCPKCAFVSDHKVVGKHLRMFHSSSKKIQNYTVSILGGMKQFRSDIINFTCLKCHFTDTLYYNMKKHVLMNHFQNLISTYFGLKPDESDENFVENFVEYYCKKCNASANSQDSLMYHVLTSETHRDLENKLRSVISEHIKKPGLVKQMHIAPKPPTSISAPSLVPSTVPAGSVTSPACIQLAFPRNNQNQAVIPAKAVPNAVRPLPVSSASGSITHTISAPGVTPPHVTLVSSPLPVGQNSVNIQPSVPQPVFVSHRLPLNQPVRPGIIPFNKPVGTINRPVGAAVLPLNEPVRPGLFPVNQPIGTINSSVVSGALPITQPVGPITRPVVPGVLPVNRPVAPGLLPMNRPVGNVNRPVGPGVLPMTQTVTPGVLQLNQPVAPAVVPVRQPVRPGILQLNQPANSGILPVNQPVRPSVSQNTAFLTTGPILRQLIPTGKQVNGIPTYTLAPVSVTLPVPAGGGVATVTPPQMPIQLMQSGAVTQLSHSPASAPSPPVIVTSSQNMSVPASPPGPEMSQAVKQAKQWKTCPVCNELFPSNVYQVHMEVAHKHNVVKTEETVDPEKLAACAPFLRWMKEKTVRCFSCKCFLCEEELLKHLLMHGLACLFCTFTFHNLKSLVEHNRSVHNGKKKLHADYSNRGFQIDNDAEGELIIPHFDFSTVLPKEELGEKEVHLAVLVGVNSRTLVPVYIKVKPQTTEMNTRVSKKVLTCPFCFGTFVDKEAYELHLKERHHIMPTVHTILKSPAFKCIHCCGVYTGNMTLTAIAVHLLRCRSAPKDSNSDMKMQLERSEKKDLMLVNGERQDPVTLPAKRKQSDLCSVIEDQRNKEQQPQMLNASTALVPEKEGNQGGVPCKRQKTESRIEIKGPPSSEDLHILALDPKQHEHKSHEGQKQFLKDYFHRRPYPSKKELELLSLELGAWKVDVASFFGKRRYMCLKAIKNRKPSVLLGFSMSELKNVKHSLSLKPETKGM; encoded by the coding sequence agGTACAGGACAAAGCCTTACTGCTGTAGCCTATGCAAGTTTTCATCAAAATTGCTTACTTCATTCAAGAATCATTTGCACCGTTACCATGATGATGAAATGGACCAAGAGTTGGTGGTTCCTTGCCCAAAATGTGCATTTGTTTCTGATCACAAAGTAGTGGGAAAGCACCTCAGAATGTTCCATTCTTCTTCTAAGAAAATACAGAACTATACAGTGAGCATTTTAGGTGGCATGAAACAATTCAGGAGTGACATTATAAACTTCACATGTCTAAAATGTCACTTTACAGATACGTTATATTACAATATGAAGAAACATGTGTTAATGAACCACTTTCAGAACTTAATAAGCACCTATTTTGGCCTGAAACCTGATGAAAGTGATGAGAATTTTGTTGAGAATTTTGTTGAATATTACTGCAAAAAGTGTAATGCCTCAGCAAACAGCCAAGATTCTTTAATGTATCATGTCTTGACATCTGAAACACACAGAGATCTGGAGAATAAACTTCGATCAGTGATTTCAGAACATATTAAGAAGCCAGGCCTTGTGAAGCAAATGCATATTGCTCCTAAGCCTCCCACAAGTATATCTGCTCCATCCTTAGTTCCCTCCACTGTACCAGCTGGCTCAGTTACTTCTCCGGCTTGTATTCAGCTTGCATTTCCACGGAATAATCAAAACCAAGCTGTCATACCAGCAAAAGCAGTTCCAAATGCAGTCAGACCACTGCCTGTTTCAAGTGCCTCAGGTAGCATTACACATACCATTTCTGCTCCAGGTGTTACTCCACCACATGTTACGCTTGTATCCAGTCCTCTTCCAGTAGGTCAGAATAGTGTTAATATTCAACCGTCAGTTCCACAGCCTGTCTTTGTTTCCCATAGGCTTCCCCTCAATCAACCTGTCAGGCCAGGGATTATCCCCTTTAATAAACCTGTTGGGACCATAAATAGACCTGTTGGTGCAGCAGTTCTTCCTCTCAACGAACCCGTCAGGCCTGGGCTTTTTCCTGTTAATCAGCCCATTGGTACAATAAATAGTTCAGTTGTATCTGGGGCACTTCCCATAACTCAGCCTGTAGGTCCTATAACCAGACCTGTTGTACCGGGGGTTCTCCCAGTAAATAGACCTGTTGCACCGGGGCTTCTTCCTATGAATCGACCAGTTGGGAATGTGAATCGACCTGTAGGTCCTGGGGTTCTGCCGATGACCCAGACTGTCACGCCAGGGGTTCTTCAGCTTAATCAGCCTGTTGCACCAGCTGTGGTTCCTGTTAGACAGCCTGtcagacctggaattctccagctTAATCAGCCTGCAAACTCAGGGATTCTCCCTGTAAATCAACCAGTCAGGCCTAGTGTTTCTCAAAACACTGCTTTCCTGACTACTGGGCCTATACTGAGACAGTTGATTCCAACGGGCAAACAGGTAAATGGGATCCCAACGTACACCCTTGCTCCGGTTTCAGTTACTTTGCCTGTTCCAGCTGGTGGTGGAGTAGCAACTGTTACACCTCCACAAATGCCTATTCAGTTAATGCAGTCTGGGGCAGTAACCCAGCTCTCTCACTCTCCAGCCAGTGCACCTTCTCCTCCTGTAATAGTCACTTCTTCCCAGAATATGTCTGTACCGGCTTCTCCTCCTGGCCCTGAAATGAGCCAAGCTGTCAAACAGGCAAAGCAGTGGAAAACATGCCCTGTTTGCAACGAACTTTTCCCATCAAACGTCTACCAGGTGCACATGGAAGTGGCTCATAAGCACAATGTGGTAAAAACTGAGGAAACCGTTGatccagaaaaacttgcagcatgtGCACCCTTTCTCCGGTGGATGAAAGAGAAGACTGTCCGCTGTTTCTCTTGTAAATGTTTCCTGTGTGAAGAAGAGCTTTTGAAACATCTACTCATGCATGGTTTAGCTTGCTTGTTTTGTACGTTTACTTTCCACAATCTAAAAAGTCTTGTTGAACACAATAGGTCCGTGCACAATGGGAAAAAGAAATTGCATGCAGATTACAGCAACAGAGGCTTCCAAATAGATAACGATGCTGAGGGGGAACTAATAATTCCACATTTTGATTTTAGTACAGTGTTGCCAAAAGAAGAACTTGGTGAAAAGGAAGTCCATTTGGCAGTCCTTGTTGGAGTAAACTCGAGGACACTTGTACCTGTTTACATCAAGGTGAAGCCTCAAACCACTGAAATGAATACTAGGGTCAGCAAAAAAGTATTGACGTGCCCCTTTTGTTTTGGTACTTTTGTTGACAAAgaagcctatgaactgcatttGAAAGAGAGGCACCATATAATGCCAACTGTGCACACAATTTTAAAGTCACCTGCTTTCAAGTGTATCCACTGCTGCGGGGTATACACTGGAAACATGACTCTGACAGCAATTGCTGTGCATTTGCTCCGCTGCAGAAGTGCTCCAAAAGATAGCAACTCAGACATGAAGATGCAGCTTGAGCGTTCTGAAAAGAAAGACTTGATGTTGGTCAATGGTGAAAGGCAAGATCCTGTTACCTTACCTGCTAAGAGAAAGCAATCTGATCTCTGCTCTGTTATAGAGGACCAAAGGAACAAAGAACAGCAGCCACAGATGTTAAATGCCAGTACAGCTCTAGTTCCAGAAAAGGAAGGGAATCAAGGAGGAGTGCCTTGCAAACGACAAAAAACTGAAAGCAGGATAGAGATAAAAGGGCCTCCTTCAAGTGAGGACCTCCATATTCTAGCATTAGATCCTAAACAGCATGAACACAAGTCTCATGAGGGTCAAAAGCAGTTTCTGAAAGATTATTTTCACAGGAGGCCCTACCCATCTAAAAAGGAGCTGGAATTACTGTCTTTGGAACTGGGTGCATGGAAAGTTGATGTTGCATCCTTTTTTGGGAAAAGACGATATATGTGCCTAAAGGCGATAAAAAATCGCAAACCATCTGTGCTGCTAGGTTTCAGTATGTCTGAACTTAAAAATGTAAAGCACAGTTTGAGTTTAAAACCTGAAACAAAAGGTATgtaa